In Sodalis ligni, a single genomic region encodes these proteins:
- a CDS encoding YhfZ family protein encodes MNLKAEPLTSPRIKGDVESPQQRATEMVARTILERKIGERLPNVGELRVSIGVGAGTIQKALQELQSDNLVVLTSKQRQGTFIVEKNLGGLWSRAGFHPLSVIMPLPLSWEFQGLATGLRVALDHYNIPSSFIFGHGSTQRSKALSDSLSNVAVMSTHAAKKIIAAKPSFFIHTTYSAGSYYAAGSVIVVARAPRSQLPKALRVGIDRLSIDHAMLTQLEFPDSEYVDVTYAHIPSALISGACDVAVWHHSAFGLSLHHQELVTWPLSPSAMALLTNEMFSASLVIDKGNTATRAVLDEINIGQVEKIQREVIDGKRLPTY; translated from the coding sequence ATGAATCTAAAAGCTGAACCTCTGACATCGCCCCGGATTAAAGGCGATGTGGAATCCCCGCAACAACGGGCGACTGAAATGGTCGCCCGGACCATTCTGGAAAGAAAAATCGGCGAGCGTTTGCCCAATGTAGGAGAACTGCGCGTGTCCATCGGCGTGGGAGCCGGCACCATCCAGAAAGCGCTGCAGGAATTGCAAAGCGACAATCTGGTGGTCCTGACATCCAAACAGCGGCAGGGCACATTTATCGTGGAGAAAAACCTGGGCGGCTTGTGGTCCAGGGCGGGATTCCATCCGCTGTCGGTTATCATGCCGCTGCCCCTGAGCTGGGAGTTCCAGGGCTTGGCCACCGGCTTGCGCGTGGCCCTGGACCATTACAATATTCCCTCTTCCTTTATTTTCGGCCATGGTTCCACCCAGCGATCAAAAGCCCTGAGCGACTCGTTATCCAACGTAGCGGTAATGTCCACCCATGCGGCCAAAAAGATTATCGCCGCCAAACCCTCGTTTTTCATCCATACCACCTACTCCGCCGGCAGCTATTACGCCGCCGGCTCGGTCATCGTCGTGGCGCGCGCCCCCCGCAGTCAATTGCCCAAAGCCTTGCGGGTCGGCATCGATCGCCTGTCCATCGATCATGCCATGCTGACGCAGCTGGAATTTCCGGACAGCGAATACGTGGATGTCACCTACGCCCATATCCCCTCCGCCCTGATAAGCGGTGCATGCGATGTGGCCGTTTGGCATCACTCGGCGTTCGGCCTCTCCCTTCATCACCAGGAACTGGTGACCTGGCCGCTGTCCCCTTCGGCCATGGCGCTATTGACCAACGAGATGTTTTCCGCCTCGCTGGTGATTGATAAGGGCAATACGGCGACCCGCGCGGTGCTGGATGAAATCAACATCGGCCAGGTGGAGAAAATCCAGCGGGAGGTTATCGACGGGAAAAGGCTGCCCACCTATTAG
- a CDS encoding FAD-binding oxidoreductase, with translation MNSQAAVKTDTDSLINALRKHAPRCVIDSSLETRKARAHDRWPIAAKWSEEEMNNHTPLAVVRVGSARDVSQVLTFAGAHHIPVVPFGAGSGVVGGVVNQRGYLCIDLSGLNGKPELDAENGEVTVPSGVLGGDLEKILNEAGRRLPHYPQSLALASIGGLVATRSSGTFSSKYGNIENFVTSLEVVLPDGAIIHTQRSPRSSTGPSVAQMFVGSEGTLGIITAVTLRTLPLATSQLFRGVAFEGVGPGLNAVRQVLDSGLMPAVIRLYDEKEAVHIFEKSGIEPAHRTLLVLAFDGNPAVAAAEQAESLKITAALGGEDLGSTPGEIWEKTRYDAGWLDRGNAGEFDFADAIEIAAGWHTLEALHDKVLNAISPYADNAFAHYSHFYSNGGAIYFIFFIVGKNKQDAESRFNQVWDITMRTVLEHGGSISHHHGVGEARKHWMVREHGDSLRVLAKLKQALDPRAILSPGKMGFDEQPEAGK, from the coding sequence ATGAACAGTCAAGCCGCCGTCAAAACCGACACGGACTCCCTTATTAACGCGCTGCGCAAGCATGCCCCCCGGTGCGTTATCGATAGCAGCCTTGAAACCCGAAAAGCCCGGGCGCATGACCGCTGGCCCATCGCGGCAAAGTGGTCCGAAGAAGAAATGAACAACCATACTCCGCTGGCGGTGGTGCGGGTCGGCTCTGCCCGGGATGTCTCGCAGGTACTGACGTTCGCCGGCGCGCATCATATCCCGGTGGTGCCTTTCGGCGCCGGTTCCGGGGTAGTGGGGGGCGTGGTAAATCAGCGCGGTTATCTCTGTATCGATCTGTCCGGCCTCAACGGCAAGCCCGAACTGGACGCGGAAAACGGCGAAGTCACCGTGCCTTCGGGAGTCTTGGGCGGTGACCTGGAAAAGATACTCAACGAGGCGGGCCGGCGTCTGCCCCATTATCCGCAGTCCCTGGCGCTGGCAAGCATCGGCGGCCTGGTGGCCACTCGTTCATCAGGCACTTTCAGCAGTAAATACGGCAACATCGAGAATTTTGTCACGTCGCTGGAAGTGGTGCTGCCCGACGGCGCCATTATTCATACCCAGCGCTCGCCGCGCTCCTCCACCGGTCCTTCCGTCGCCCAGATGTTCGTCGGCAGTGAAGGAACGCTGGGCATTATTACCGCCGTCACCCTGCGTACCCTGCCGCTGGCAACGTCCCAACTGTTCCGCGGCGTGGCTTTCGAGGGCGTCGGCCCCGGGCTGAACGCGGTGCGTCAAGTGCTGGACAGCGGTTTGATGCCGGCGGTTATCCGGCTTTATGATGAAAAGGAAGCGGTGCATATATTTGAAAAAAGCGGTATCGAGCCCGCTCACCGGACATTATTGGTGTTGGCCTTCGACGGTAATCCGGCGGTGGCCGCCGCCGAGCAGGCTGAGTCGTTGAAAATCACCGCCGCCCTCGGCGGTGAAGATCTGGGATCGACGCCAGGAGAAATCTGGGAAAAAACCCGCTATGACGCCGGCTGGCTGGATCGCGGCAACGCCGGGGAATTTGATTTTGCCGACGCCATCGAAATCGCCGCCGGCTGGCATACGCTGGAAGCCCTGCACGATAAGGTGCTGAATGCCATATCCCCTTACGCCGACAACGCGTTTGCCCATTATTCCCATTTCTACAGCAACGGCGGCGCCATCTACTTTATCTTTTTCATTGTCGGTAAAAACAAACAGGACGCGGAGAGCCGCTTCAACCAGGTCTGGGACATCACCATGCGCACGGTGCTGGAGCATGGCGGCTCCATCAGCCATCACCATGGCGTGGGGGAAGCGCGCAAGCATTGGATGGTGCGCGAACATGGCGACAGCCTGCGGGTACTGGCTAAGCTTAAACAGGCACTGGATCCCCGGGCAATACTTTCCCCGGGCAAAATGGGATTCGATGAACAACCGGAGGCGGGAAAATGA
- a CDS encoding NAD(P)-dependent oxidoreductase, with the protein MNIGMIGLGQMGWNLAKNLSVAGYSVAGFDPRPDSRQRMAQINVQAADSPASLAAGTDAAVLMVLNSEQAESAVWGENGFAAGAAIDKTLIIMSSLSPVFVRALAARAEGRFRVLDAPVSGGVEGARAATLTIMASGPADLQQAMMPVLRAMGKNVINVGHEAGLGATMKTINQAMLFAALASASEMVVAGVKAGLDPDTIIKVISISSGGSWALEHRVPLAWQTDYVSGATLAIAAKDMRSATELADSLGTSATIAREVRRLVDIGMARHQGEGDDPLMVEIIEQLSDFYIKSRTGAVSL; encoded by the coding sequence ATGAATATCGGCATGATTGGTTTGGGGCAGATGGGCTGGAACCTGGCGAAAAATTTGTCCGTCGCCGGCTACTCCGTGGCGGGCTTTGATCCGCGGCCGGATAGCCGGCAGCGAATGGCGCAGATTAATGTCCAGGCGGCGGACTCGCCGGCGAGCCTGGCCGCCGGCACCGACGCCGCGGTGCTGATGGTGCTCAATAGCGAACAGGCCGAGTCGGCGGTCTGGGGGGAGAATGGTTTTGCCGCCGGGGCGGCCATAGACAAGACGCTGATTATCATGAGCAGCCTTTCACCGGTATTTGTCAGAGCGCTGGCCGCGCGTGCCGAGGGCAGGTTTCGGGTGCTGGACGCGCCGGTGAGCGGCGGAGTGGAAGGCGCGCGGGCCGCCACGCTGACCATTATGGCATCCGGTCCGGCGGATTTGCAGCAGGCCATGATGCCGGTGCTGCGGGCGATGGGTAAAAACGTGATTAACGTCGGCCACGAGGCGGGACTGGGGGCGACGATGAAGACCATCAATCAGGCCATGCTGTTCGCCGCCCTCGCGTCCGCCTCGGAAATGGTGGTGGCCGGCGTCAAGGCGGGGCTGGATCCGGATACCATTATCAAGGTGATCAGTATCAGCAGCGGCGGTAGCTGGGCGCTGGAACACCGGGTGCCTCTGGCGTGGCAAACCGACTATGTCAGCGGGGCTACCCTTGCCATCGCGGCTAAGGATATGCGTTCAGCGACGGAGCTGGCGGATTCCCTGGGCACATCGGCAACTATTGCCCGCGAGGTGCGAAGGCTGGTGGATATCGGCATGGCGCGGCATCAGGGGGAGGGGGACGATCCGCTGATGGTGGAGATTATCGAACAGTTAAGCGATTTTTATATCAAGTCCCGTACTGGAGCGGTCTCCCTGTAA
- a CDS encoding PdxA family dehydrogenase, whose product MVPCRISKICGQASVDAIRLSTGLALAGEVSALCSAPANKEAFPLAGHKFEGQTEIFAHLTNTTAFHTIMIGGPLRVSLVSAHCSLLEAVARVKQPRIERIMGELHTSLRQEFGLPNPRIGVAGLNPPAGENGVLGMGEIEHIKPALETCRRKGMNVSDPLAADSLFYAAEQGAYDAILAMYHDQGTIPLKRFGYVTYAVGLPIIRTTAGHGTAFDIAWQGIAKPELLSRAVRQAEELAMTKARLQHG is encoded by the coding sequence GTGGTCCCCTGCCGCATCAGCAAAATCTGCGGCCAGGCATCGGTGGATGCCATCCGGCTGAGCACCGGGCTGGCGCTGGCGGGGGAGGTGAGCGCCCTCTGTTCCGCGCCGGCCAATAAAGAGGCCTTTCCTCTGGCGGGGCACAAATTTGAGGGGCAAACCGAAATTTTCGCCCACCTCACCAACACGACCGCCTTTCATACCATTATGATCGGCGGTCCGCTGCGCGTCAGCCTGGTAAGCGCCCATTGCTCGCTGCTGGAAGCGGTGGCGCGGGTCAAGCAGCCGCGTATCGAACGTATCATGGGGGAACTGCACACCTCATTGCGGCAGGAGTTCGGCTTGCCCAATCCGCGCATCGGCGTGGCGGGCCTTAATCCCCCTGCCGGGGAAAACGGCGTGCTGGGTATGGGAGAAATCGAGCACATCAAACCCGCCCTGGAAACCTGCCGACGCAAAGGCATGAACGTCAGCGATCCGCTGGCGGCCGACAGCCTGTTTTACGCGGCGGAGCAGGGCGCTTACGACGCCATCCTGGCCATGTATCACGATCAGGGCACTATCCCCCTGAAGCGGTTCGGCTATGTGACCTATGCCGTCGGGCTGCCGATTATCCGCACCACCGCCGGCCACGGCACGGCCTTTGATATCGCCTGGCAGGGCATCGCCAAACCGGAACTGCTGTCCCGGGCGGTGAGACAGGCCGAAGAACTGGCCATGACCAAAGCCCGGCTTCAGCACGGATGA
- a CDS encoding MFS transporter, translating into MSDAHAPHAGIAAPLTIYEEDLSVRIDALPASAGLWRFIILLALGGFFELYDLFQTGYISGGLVAEGIFHVGGQGVFGVSDQAAFASATFLGLFIGASLLSPYADRFGRRLTFMFALAWYGLFSLCLAFQHQAEWIIFLRFLVGVGLGIELVTIDTYLAEWTPAGLRTKAFAFSFFIQFLSVPAVALMSWWLVPQTILGLTGWRYVVIAGAVASLIIWLVRKKLPESPRWLIQQRRYREARQVMLDMERRCGITAAADFPLRDREPATAKVGTFRDIWAAPYRSRTLMLSVMNFFQAIGFFGFGNWLPALLAGRGTTITHSLLYAFFITLAYPLGSLLCSRYADKMENKWQIVLSCLVTVIFGSLFAVQNNPLLLILCGFLVTWSNAWLTYSYHSYQSEVFPTFIRARAVGFCYSFSRLSTVFSSIIIGLLLQHTGVTGVIIFIVISMLIVMGVIAIFGPKTRGLDLEDI; encoded by the coding sequence ATGAGTGACGCGCACGCCCCCCATGCCGGGATAGCGGCCCCATTAACGATATATGAAGAGGATTTATCGGTCCGCATCGATGCGTTGCCCGCGTCGGCCGGTCTGTGGCGCTTTATCATACTGCTGGCCCTGGGCGGCTTTTTTGAGCTCTACGATCTGTTTCAAACCGGCTATATCAGCGGCGGGCTGGTGGCCGAAGGCATTTTTCACGTCGGCGGGCAGGGGGTATTCGGCGTATCCGATCAGGCGGCCTTTGCCTCAGCCACCTTTCTCGGTCTGTTTATCGGCGCCAGCCTGCTCAGCCCCTATGCCGACAGATTCGGCCGCCGGCTGACCTTTATGTTCGCCCTGGCCTGGTACGGCCTGTTCTCATTATGCCTGGCCTTTCAGCATCAGGCTGAGTGGATCATTTTCCTGCGCTTTCTGGTGGGGGTGGGCCTGGGCATCGAGCTGGTGACCATCGATACCTACCTGGCTGAATGGACGCCCGCCGGTCTTCGCACCAAGGCGTTCGCCTTCTCGTTTTTCATTCAGTTTCTCTCGGTACCGGCGGTGGCGTTAATGTCCTGGTGGCTGGTGCCGCAAACCATTCTCGGCCTTACCGGCTGGCGTTATGTGGTTATCGCCGGCGCCGTGGCGTCGCTGATTATCTGGCTGGTGCGCAAGAAGCTGCCGGAATCGCCGCGCTGGCTTATTCAACAGCGGCGCTACCGGGAAGCGCGCCAGGTGATGCTGGACATGGAAAGGCGCTGCGGCATTACCGCTGCCGCTGATTTTCCGTTGCGGGATCGGGAACCGGCAACGGCGAAGGTCGGCACCTTCAGGGATATCTGGGCGGCTCCCTATCGCAGCCGCACCCTGATGCTGTCGGTGATGAATTTTTTCCAGGCCATCGGCTTTTTTGGTTTCGGCAACTGGCTGCCGGCCTTGCTGGCCGGCCGGGGAACCACCATTACCCACAGTTTGCTGTATGCCTTTTTCATTACCCTGGCGTATCCCCTGGGTTCCCTGCTGTGCAGCCGGTATGCCGACAAAATGGAGAACAAATGGCAAATCGTTTTATCCTGCCTGGTGACGGTGATTTTCGGTTCGCTGTTCGCGGTGCAGAATAATCCGCTGCTGCTTATTCTGTGCGGCTTTCTGGTTACCTGGTCCAACGCCTGGCTGACCTACAGCTACCACTCCTACCAGTCGGAGGTTTTTCCCACCTTTATCCGCGCCCGCGCCGTGGGGTTCTGCTACTCCTTCAGCCGGCTGTCGACGGTGTTCAGCAGTATTATCATCGGACTGCTGCTGCAGCATACCGGGGTAACGGGGGTTATCATCTTTATCGTTATCAGCATGCTGATTGTCATGGGGGTTATCGCCATCTTCGGCCCGAAAACCCGCGGCCTGGATTTGGAAGATATCTGA
- a CDS encoding MFS transporter — protein MSIETADNKVKPPSQNKATLRWIILGMTALVLVLNYADRAALGVAGPHIIKDLGLSGTQFGLIGSAFFFSYSPFCFIGGWLSDKYGPRTVMGIAVAWWSLFTGLTALGSSFVLMFIIRFLFGFGEGPQGAVSTKTMHNWFPQRQMSTAMGLAQGATPLGGAIGTPLVVALIGIADWRWSFVVLGIIGIFIAIAWFAVVRDRPELHPWATQRDIDLQREKLTQPILSPDDKGEPSLGFYCRMPVLLATSVAFFGYGWVLFTFLTWFPVYLSEVRGVDLKGLAFAGSLPWVFGVIGFASGGFVSDILARRTGKPIGARSAVIVIGLVATAIQFAFITYVASTLSAVLLMSGVVFSLYITGAQYFAIIGDIVPSRRLGGVMGYVHAIANLSGIISPVVAGEIIDRTGNWTLVFFTAAGICLLGCILVSFFGRERKIEVYLKRNESKS, from the coding sequence ATGTCAATCGAGACCGCAGATAATAAAGTCAAGCCGCCATCGCAAAACAAAGCCACGCTACGCTGGATCATTTTAGGTATGACCGCGCTGGTGCTGGTGCTTAACTATGCCGATCGCGCCGCTCTCGGCGTGGCCGGTCCCCATATCATCAAGGATCTGGGCCTCAGCGGTACCCAGTTCGGCTTGATTGGCAGCGCCTTCTTTTTCAGCTACTCCCCGTTCTGCTTTATCGGCGGCTGGCTGTCGGATAAATACGGCCCCCGCACGGTCATGGGCATCGCGGTGGCCTGGTGGTCGCTGTTCACCGGTCTGACCGCTCTGGGCAGCAGCTTTGTCCTCATGTTTATCATTCGTTTCCTGTTTGGTTTCGGCGAAGGGCCCCAGGGGGCGGTTTCCACCAAAACCATGCACAACTGGTTTCCCCAGCGGCAAATGTCTACCGCCATGGGTCTGGCCCAGGGCGCAACGCCCCTTGGCGGCGCTATCGGCACACCGCTGGTGGTGGCGCTGATCGGTATCGCCGACTGGCGCTGGTCATTTGTCGTCCTGGGGATTATCGGTATTTTTATCGCCATCGCCTGGTTTGCCGTGGTGCGGGATCGTCCCGAACTGCATCCCTGGGCCACGCAGAGGGATATCGATCTGCAGCGGGAAAAGCTGACCCAGCCCATCCTATCTCCGGACGACAAGGGAGAACCTTCCCTCGGATTTTATTGCCGCATGCCGGTGCTGCTTGCCACCTCCGTCGCGTTTTTCGGTTACGGCTGGGTGCTGTTCACCTTTTTAACCTGGTTTCCCGTCTATTTGTCCGAGGTGCGCGGCGTCGATCTGAAGGGCCTGGCGTTCGCCGGCTCTCTGCCCTGGGTATTCGGCGTGATTGGTTTCGCCAGCGGCGGATTTGTCTCCGACATACTGGCGCGCCGTACCGGCAAGCCCATCGGGGCCAGATCGGCGGTCATCGTCATAGGCCTGGTGGCAACCGCCATACAGTTCGCATTCATCACCTACGTCGCCAGCACGCTGAGCGCGGTACTGTTGATGTCGGGGGTGGTCTTCTCCCTTTACATTACCGGGGCACAATATTTTGCTATCATAGGCGACATTGTGCCCAGCCGGCGTCTGGGAGGGGTCATGGGATATGTCCACGCCATCGCCAACCTGTCGGGGATCATTTCACCGGTGGTGGCGGGTGAAATCATCGATCGCACGGGAAACTGGACGCTGGTTTTCTTTACCGCAGCCGGGATCTGCCTGTTGGGCTGTATCCTGGTGTCGTTTTTCGGTCGAGAACGAAAAATAGAGGTGTATCTAAAAAGAAATGAATCTAAAAGCTGA
- a CDS encoding SDR family NAD(P)-dependent oxidoreductase, producing the protein MRYFPGFRLDNKIAVVTGASKGLGETIAHSLAESGATVAIVARDKALLAQVARTAKEEYGGSMFPFQADLIDTHGFDRLVSRIEDEVGAIDILVNNAGTNIQQSATDVDEQTWDYLLDLNLKSVFFLSQAVGRRMLDARRPGRIINIASQIGEVGFYKRSAYAASKGGLVHMSKVMAIEWAEQGIRVNCVGPTFVDTPLLKIAFQDREIADEVMRRIPIKRLGCASEVATAVVYLASEGADLVTGHHLLVDGGWTAQ; encoded by the coding sequence ATGCGGTATTTTCCGGGGTTTCGTCTTGATAATAAAATCGCCGTCGTCACCGGCGCCAGCAAAGGGCTGGGGGAGACCATCGCCCATTCGCTGGCGGAATCCGGCGCGACGGTGGCCATTGTCGCCCGCGACAAAGCGCTGCTGGCGCAGGTTGCCCGCACCGCCAAAGAGGAGTATGGCGGCAGCATGTTCCCGTTTCAGGCCGATCTTATCGATACGCACGGCTTTGACCGGTTGGTTTCCCGCATCGAAGACGAGGTGGGCGCCATCGATATCCTGGTGAACAACGCCGGGACCAATATCCAGCAATCCGCCACCGACGTTGACGAGCAGACCTGGGATTACCTGCTCGACCTGAATTTGAAATCGGTGTTCTTTTTAAGCCAGGCGGTGGGCCGGCGGATGCTGGACGCCAGGCGTCCCGGCCGGATCATCAATATCGCCTCGCAAATCGGCGAGGTGGGTTTTTACAAGCGCTCCGCCTACGCCGCCAGTAAAGGCGGGCTGGTGCATATGTCCAAGGTCATGGCCATTGAGTGGGCGGAGCAGGGCATCAGGGTCAACTGCGTCGGACCGACCTTTGTGGATACGCCTTTGCTGAAGATAGCCTTTCAGGACCGGGAGATAGCGGATGAAGTGATGCGGCGTATCCCTATAAAGCGCCTGGGCTGCGCATCGGAAGTCGCGACGGCGGTGGTGTATCTGGCCTCGGAAGGCGCCGATCTGGTTACCGGCCATCATTTATTGGTGGACGGCGGCTGGACGGCGCAATAG
- a CDS encoding four-carbon acid sugar kinase family protein: MLGIVADDLTGGAAIAGEIARPGKPVPVLRLQTDGRVESRTLVLETGSRYMPVAQAEQRVVSAVQQLRQAGFTLLMKKIDSTLKGNVAAELAAFAKAVGERLVIVPACPAMHIHVRAGYQWKSGRQGIDIVALVGQALGWAPLSLPLDVVRGGAAAVSAWLRANDCPVIIADTETQNDIRQIVSGAGGAGINAYAGVYGLGRALAGLAGKPDMQPPGEASRLVVLVGSTASATVAQVDYLIEQGAVNIAVRVSSLIGDDGERELSRIRREIASATAPIVLVHTDAKSTADSVSRYCQDRGWSDRDLAQALAAPFAEAVRGLPGAGIMIVGGETTGALFDMLAWRGLLVTGEFADSVPIAAPPDAAYPFILTKPGAFGTVSVLQDAAQKMLGARCGWQ; encoded by the coding sequence ATGCTAGGTATCGTGGCCGACGATCTCACCGGCGGCGCCGCTATCGCGGGGGAAATCGCCCGCCCCGGCAAACCGGTGCCCGTACTGCGCCTGCAAACTGACGGACGCGTCGAATCACGGACGCTGGTGCTGGAAACCGGCAGCCGCTATATGCCGGTGGCGCAGGCGGAGCAGCGCGTCGTGTCGGCGGTTCAGCAACTGAGGCAGGCGGGTTTTACCTTGCTGATGAAAAAGATCGACAGCACCCTGAAGGGCAACGTCGCCGCTGAGCTGGCGGCATTCGCCAAAGCCGTCGGCGAACGGCTGGTGATCGTACCGGCCTGTCCGGCCATGCATATCCACGTTCGGGCCGGCTATCAGTGGAAATCCGGCCGACAGGGTATCGATATCGTCGCCTTGGTGGGGCAAGCGCTGGGCTGGGCCCCTTTATCCTTGCCGCTGGATGTGGTGCGCGGCGGCGCGGCGGCCGTCAGCGCCTGGCTGCGCGCTAATGACTGTCCGGTGATTATCGCCGATACCGAGACGCAAAATGATATCCGGCAGATAGTCAGCGGCGCCGGGGGCGCCGGTATCAACGCCTATGCCGGCGTCTACGGCTTGGGCCGGGCGCTGGCCGGGCTGGCGGGCAAGCCGGATATGCAGCCTCCCGGCGAGGCGTCCCGGCTGGTGGTCTTGGTGGGGTCCACCGCCTCCGCCACGGTGGCGCAGGTGGATTACCTTATTGAACAAGGGGCCGTCAATATCGCGGTACGGGTATCTTCTCTCATCGGCGACGACGGCGAACGGGAACTCAGCCGGATACGCAGGGAAATCGCCAGCGCCACCGCGCCTATCGTATTGGTGCATACCGACGCAAAAAGCACTGCGGATAGTGTGAGCCGGTATTGCCAGGATCGGGGCTGGAGCGATCGGGATCTGGCGCAAGCCCTGGCGGCGCCCTTTGCCGAAGCGGTGCGTGGCTTGCCGGGGGCGGGCATCATGATAGTCGGCGGTGAAACCACCGGGGCGTTATTCGACATGCTGGCATGGCGCGGTTTGCTGGTGACCGGCGAATTTGCCGATTCGGTGCCTATCGCCGCGCCGCCGGACGCTGCGTATCCTTTTATTTTAACCAAACCCGGCGCGTTCGGTACCGTCTCGGTGCTGCAGGACGCGGCGCAAAAGATGCTGGGAGCCCGCTGTGGCTGGCAATGA